The DNA segment ATATTACGGCTATGTTGTAAAAGTATTAGTCAGAGCTATTTGGGAGTAGTTACCTGATGCCGTCATACAGATCGTATTCGGCAGTAGCCTCCTTGCCCTTGACGTAGGTGATGTATTCGGTATGGCCATCAACAAAACACGTATTGTTGCCGTTTTCATCTACATCTCTAGGCTCAGTTCCGCGACCACTATTGTCATGGAATGACCAGCGAGGTTTATCTGTCCAGTTTGCCGGGCGCAAAGCATCTCTGACGACGTCATACACGGGCCACTCAAAGACGAGCGGCGTATTAGAGGCACGCCTTACTTGACTCATTTTCGTGTACTTACTCACTGAAGTAAGAAACGCATTATATTGATATGATGTACCGGTAGTTGTGTAATATGCCTGCCCATTATGGCGTGGTTCCCTATCTGTACCAAAAGGTGCAAACAGTTTACTATCGCCCTTAGGGTCGCTCGGACATATATAAACCGGATTGTCTTCAGGAAGATATTTATTTAGCGCCCGCTCATAAGGATTTGTATCCTTATTCCATGACCCCGGCAGATAACCATAATCCCAGTCCATCGTCACTCCGCCCCAGCTGTAGAAAGAGCTCATGGGGCCACCTGGGCCAACATACAGCTTTCCATCGTTGTCAGCCGCATACAGGGCAAAAGCCTGACCATTTTGACGAATATTTGTCGCGCAGATTACTTTCTTAGCGTTCGCCTTGACTTTCCCCAGCGCTGGCATCATCACTGCCAACAGCAGTGCTATAATACTGATCACAACCAGTAACTCTATCAGGGTAAATGCTTTCTTCATCTGCCTTTCACCTCGTTATCCGCGATATTGTAATCAACCACAATTCTACTTAAAACCCTGGAATCCGTGAATACTGAAACCGGCCAAAGACATACGTTTTTCGGAACAGAACTCTGATCCTCTCTCGTCGTACAGTCAAATTACCAGTAGTCAAGCATACAACCCACATCGTAAAACGGCATCGAACATTGCAAGAACATTTGCGACGGGCGTTTCTTCAAGAATGGTATCATGGCTTGCACCGGCAACATATCCGCTGCCGGGCATCATCGTATCGAGGACCTTCCGGGTGTCTTCAACCACGCCCTGTGTGTCTTTTTCGATCAGCGTGTGATGCGAGTCGATTGCTCCATTGAAAACTATTTTGCTGCCAAATTCGAATTTGAGCTTTCGCATGTCCATGCCTCTGCAGGATGTCTGAACCGCGTGCAGACCATCCAGACCCGCCTCTATCATGCTGGGAATGAGCTCATATACGCCTCCGCAGCAGTGCAGCTGAGTTTTGAGGCCGTATGAATGGCCAAGGTCGCACAGCCGGGCTAGATGTGGCACCATAAACCTGTCAAACATCTCGGGGCTCATCAGCGGACCGGTCTGGCTGCCGAAATCGTTGCCCATGAAGAAAATGTCTATTGCATCCGCCGCCGCATCGAACGTGCGTTTGCTCACTTCGAAATAGTAGTCGACAATGTGCTTGAGGATAGCATCAACCACTTCCGGCTCTGAATACATCTTGATGTAAAGGTTTTCCATGCCGACCAGGTCGATAGCATCGTGCCAGAAAGGCGACCAGTCACCGCCGAGTATGGCGAACCGACCGTCATATGCCTGGGCCGTCGACTTGATCTTCGAGACGTCCATCCATGCAGGATCCGGCCAGGGATAGTTCTCGACATCCTCCAGCGTTGCCTCTGCCAGCGGATGGCTGAGCGGCTGGCCATAACCGTAACCCTCACGCTCGATGCCGAATGGTGTTCTGCAAATCGCCTTGGGATCGTCAAGCGGAAACTCGGGCCCTGCATAGTCAGCGAAGACCCGCCTGAAGTCATCCTTAAAACGAAGCCTCAACCCTTCATCGTCCAGCCCAAGTTCCTTTTTTGCCTTTTCCCAGAACTCAACAGAACTGCCGCACCAACAGGGAACCCGGTCAGGCAGCTCATGCTCAAAAACTGACAAAACCCGCTCACGTGATGTCATAAGAAACTCTTTAATCAATAATTCTCTCCATTTCTCGATGCCACCCTAAGATTCTATTCGTGCTTCCAACCTTTTGAAGAATCGTATTTCAGCTTCTGGGGTAGCAATCAAGTGGAGCTGGCCTGCCAAAAAACAGGCCGGCTCCAATACTGAAGTGAAGAGTGTGCTTATTAAAATAATCCGATGTTCAACTAATTGGTACCTTCCAAAATATCAGCCACCCTTTTTCCTTGCTCGCTCACATTTAAAAAAAATCAATTCTTCACCGTGTTGCTTATTCCATGGCAATCTGCGACCATTCCCACAATCGCTGGGGCTCATAGCGCACAGTCGAAATATCTTTCATAATAAATTCAACATGACATTTGCCGTCCGCCTTTTGAAGGACTTCTCTTATACTCTGACGGGCCTGTCGCGGATTCCACTCCGTCTCGGCCAGGATTGCAGGGCTGGGCTTCTGGCTGATAACATAGTCGCTGCCGACCTCTGAGATCATTCGCTCGATATTGCACCACGGGCTTGTCGAGATCTTGCGCAGGTTCGGGATTCTGCGTAGAATGTGCATCTTTTTATCCAGCGGTTCGCAGCAGCCGTAGTATGTCATGCCAAAGCGCTCGAGCCACCGCATATCGTGCTTGATCGCAAATTCCCAGTGCATGTCCGGCGAGACCTCCGAAAAAATCTGGGCATTCGAACAGCCCCACATGTTGTGCGGCCTCACGTAATCAGAATCATAATTTGCACCCGGCAGCTCGCTTGTATAACCGTAGCCGCCTGAGCCAACACGCGTGTTGTTATTGTCAAGCGCAAGCAGATTCTGCTCTTCGAACTGGTCCAGCTCCACCATCCAGGCATCCACCATCCGCCCGACAGCAGCGTGAACCATCTCCGGCCGCATGATCAT comes from the Anaerohalosphaera lusitana genome and includes:
- a CDS encoding uroporphyrinogen decarboxylase family protein, producing MTSRERVLSVFEHELPDRVPCWCGSSVEFWEKAKKELGLDDEGLRLRFKDDFRRVFADYAGPEFPLDDPKAICRTPFGIEREGYGYGQPLSHPLAEATLEDVENYPWPDPAWMDVSKIKSTAQAYDGRFAILGGDWSPFWHDAIDLVGMENLYIKMYSEPEVVDAILKHIVDYYFEVSKRTFDAAADAIDIFFMGNDFGSQTGPLMSPEMFDRFMVPHLARLCDLGHSYGLKTQLHCCGGVYELIPSMIEAGLDGLHAVQTSCRGMDMRKLKFEFGSKIVFNGAIDSHHTLIEKDTQGVVEDTRKVLDTMMPGSGYVAGASHDTILEETPVANVLAMFDAVLRCGLYA
- a CDS encoding type II secretion system protein; this encodes MKKAFTLIELLVVISIIALLLAVMMPALGKVKANAKKVICATNIRQNGQAFALYAADNDGKLYVGPGGPMSSFYSWGGVTMDWDYGYLPGSWNKDTNPYERALNKYLPEDNPVYICPSDPKGDSKLFAPFGTDREPRHNGQAYYTTTGTSYQYNAFLTSVSKYTKMSQVRRASNTPLVFEWPVYDVVRDALRPANWTDKPRWSFHDNSGRGTEPRDVDENGNNTCFVDGHTEYITYVKGKEATAEYDLYDGIR